One region of Prosthecobacter fusiformis genomic DNA includes:
- the ispH gene encoding 4-hydroxy-3-methylbut-2-enyl diphosphate reductase produces the protein MIIHLAQHYGMCFGVRDALRATHSAASQEPVTILGQLVHNPVVDAHLATLGVRRGNLEKMDSSSTRRVIITAHGASDAHRQRWQQAGHQITDTSCPLVKKAHHALGALVEEGYHPVVIGQRQHVEVQGLIGDHPQASVLLTAEDACCIPAHSRLGVISQTTQPLDHVLRVVEAIKRHHHRSEVRFMDTVCRPTKQRQTALEDLAKTCDLIIVIGGRNSNNTRQLTEKARSLGVLAEQIETPDELRAEWFRQVAHVGVTAGTSTLDETVRAVMDRLQNISCQ, from the coding sequence ATGATCATTCATCTCGCCCAACATTACGGCATGTGCTTCGGCGTCCGCGACGCCCTGCGTGCTACGCATTCCGCCGCCAGTCAGGAGCCGGTAACCATCCTCGGCCAGCTAGTTCATAATCCCGTGGTGGATGCGCACCTGGCGACCCTGGGAGTCCGACGCGGGAACCTGGAAAAGATGGACTCCTCCAGCACGCGCAGAGTCATCATTACAGCCCATGGGGCATCGGATGCGCATCGCCAGAGATGGCAGCAGGCGGGTCATCAAATCACAGATACGTCCTGTCCATTGGTGAAAAAGGCGCACCATGCGCTGGGCGCTTTGGTGGAGGAGGGATATCACCCGGTGGTCATCGGCCAGAGGCAGCATGTGGAGGTGCAGGGGCTGATCGGTGACCATCCGCAGGCGAGTGTGCTGCTCACCGCAGAGGATGCCTGCTGCATCCCTGCGCACTCCAGGCTGGGAGTCATCTCCCAGACCACGCAGCCTTTGGATCATGTGCTGCGAGTGGTGGAGGCGATCAAGCGTCACCATCACCGGTCCGAGGTCCGTTTTATGGACACCGTCTGCCGTCCCACCAAACAGAGGCAAACAGCGCTAGAGGACCTGGCGAAGACCTGCGACCTGATCATCGTCATCGGCGGTCGCAACAGCAACAATACCCGTCAGCTCACAGAAAAGGCGCGGTCTCTAGGCGTGCTGGCGGAGCAGATCGAAACGCCGGATGAGCTTCGCGCAGAATGGTTTCGCCAAGTGGCCCATGTGGGCGTCACCGCTGGTACCTCCACCCTGGATGAAACCGTGCGTGCCGTGATGGACCGCCTTCAAAATATCTCCTGCCAGTAA
- a CDS encoding ferritin-like domain-containing protein, with amino-acid sequence MNTQSWIHHFQTNAAVHDQILFEGQPCTLPEAVRVPVAHSLAIFQLGESGTGSRLRRYAREVAPLENFRGYQRAIDLFVCEEQAHSRLLGRLVGHLGGTLLQKQWTNSVFRRLRFLVNLEFAIQVLLTAELVAEVYYGTLYLRVEDKSVRNACRQILRDEMKHLEFQRQFLAERLATFSPIGRYLWNCQFRLIHALTTRVVAWDHRACLKALGMSRDSFVQRCHQAHERFQARLDGLTNELKCPIQSPQSVHGMPLQP; translated from the coding sequence ATGAATACCCAGTCTTGGATCCACCATTTTCAAACCAACGCCGCTGTGCATGATCAAATCTTGTTTGAAGGCCAGCCCTGCACTTTGCCGGAGGCTGTGCGAGTGCCGGTGGCACATTCGCTGGCCATCTTTCAGCTCGGGGAATCTGGCACGGGGTCCCGGCTGAGGCGGTATGCACGCGAGGTGGCTCCATTGGAAAATTTTCGTGGGTATCAGCGGGCGATTGATCTCTTTGTCTGCGAAGAACAGGCGCACTCTCGGTTACTAGGCCGCTTGGTTGGGCATCTGGGGGGAACACTTTTGCAGAAGCAGTGGACGAACAGTGTCTTTCGTCGCCTGCGGTTTCTGGTGAACCTGGAGTTCGCCATTCAGGTGCTGCTGACGGCGGAGCTGGTGGCGGAGGTCTATTATGGCACGCTGTATCTTCGTGTTGAGGATAAGTCCGTTCGGAATGCCTGCCGTCAGATATTGAGGGATGAGATGAAGCACCTGGAATTTCAACGTCAGTTCCTGGCTGAGCGCTTGGCCACTTTCTCGCCTATCGGACGGTATCTGTGGAACTGCCAATTCCGCCTGATTCATGCTTTGACAACACGCGTGGTGGCTTGGGACCATCGAGCCTGTTTAAAAGCTCTGGGAATGAGTCGGGACTCTTTTGTCCAGCGTTGCCACCAGGCTCATGAGCGGTTTCAAGCGAGGCTGGATGGACTTACCAATGAGCTCAAATGCCCGATTCAAAGCCCGCAATCAGTCCATGGAATGCCATTGCAGCCATGA
- a CDS encoding carbohydrate porin: MNTRFNITAAVAALVSSVALLSHAGAPAPLVEAPPSSALEQYFMQDYMLGDWGGLRTRLAENGVDFEFFYVGSMPTNLGGGIRAGSAYQHGFLAAMDLDTEKLGWWNGGHFHVSGVSLEGRPFADTYVGDLNKTNLVDFPADTRLWQAYYQQDLFNDKLIIKAGLMSVDRDFILPELYNSLASINFMNQTFFFPTMAFNLYDIPGFPEGSHSLPSTPYAALGALVKWQPVESFYIQAAIYDGNPDASSSGTRLALRAEEGALMYFETGFRLNQGKDDRGLPGNYKLGGYYHTDEFYDINSTILSMTPLPLDTAETHKGNYGVYLLAEQMLWRESGRDDPAQQGIVGFFRVAGAPSDRNLAEFGIDGGLVFKGLIPGRDYDTLGIGGSYLKISEEVSDAQRRINEFFTAAPFNAPAIEEADYEAVVEVNYKLQLAAWWTLQASLQYVFHPGGRAGAALAGDSTPDALVLGIQTTLRF, from the coding sequence ATGAATACTCGTTTTAATATTACCGCTGCTGTCGCTGCGCTTGTTTCAAGCGTTGCCCTCTTGTCCCATGCAGGAGCGCCTGCGCCGCTGGTGGAGGCTCCTCCGAGCTCCGCTTTGGAGCAGTACTTCATGCAGGATTACATGCTGGGGGACTGGGGAGGGCTGCGTACCCGGCTGGCGGAAAATGGTGTGGATTTTGAGTTCTTTTACGTGGGCTCCATGCCGACGAATCTGGGCGGCGGTATCCGTGCGGGTTCCGCTTATCAGCATGGATTCCTGGCTGCCATGGATCTGGATACGGAAAAGCTGGGATGGTGGAATGGCGGTCACTTCCATGTTTCTGGTGTGTCTCTGGAAGGCCGCCCGTTTGCCGATACCTATGTGGGAGATCTGAACAAAACCAATCTGGTGGATTTCCCGGCGGATACACGCCTGTGGCAGGCCTATTACCAGCAGGATCTGTTCAACGACAAGCTCATCATTAAGGCGGGCCTTATGTCTGTGGACCGGGATTTTATTTTGCCAGAGTTATATAACTCCCTGGCATCGATCAACTTCATGAACCAGACCTTCTTCTTCCCGACGATGGCGTTCAACCTGTATGATATCCCGGGCTTCCCTGAAGGGTCGCATTCCCTGCCATCCACTCCGTATGCAGCTTTGGGCGCTCTGGTGAAGTGGCAGCCGGTGGAAAGTTTCTACATCCAGGCCGCTATTTATGACGGCAATCCAGACGCGAGCTCCTCCGGCACCCGGCTGGCGTTGCGGGCTGAAGAAGGTGCGCTGATGTATTTTGAAACCGGCTTCCGCCTGAATCAGGGCAAGGATGACCGGGGTCTGCCGGGGAACTACAAGCTGGGCGGTTACTACCACACCGACGAGTTTTATGATATCAATTCAACGATTCTTTCGATGACCCCGCTGCCTTTGGACACAGCGGAAACACATAAGGGTAACTATGGTGTTTATTTATTGGCGGAGCAGATGCTGTGGCGTGAATCAGGCCGGGATGATCCAGCGCAACAGGGCATCGTGGGTTTCTTTCGTGTGGCCGGTGCTCCATCGGATCGCAACCTCGCTGAATTTGGCATTGATGGCGGTCTGGTATTCAAAGGTCTTATTCCTGGACGGGATTACGATACGCTTGGCATTGGCGGCTCTTATCTGAAAATTAGCGAAGAGGTGAGCGATGCTCAGCGTCGGATTAATGAGTTCTTTACCGCTGCCCCCTTTAATGCTCCTGCGATTGAAGAGGCAGATTATGAGGCCGTCGTGGAAGTGAATTACAAGTTGCAACTCGCTGCTTGGTGGACGCTCCAGGCTAGCCTGCAATACGTGTTTCATCCTGGTGGCCGTGCCGGGGCAGCGCTGGCGGGTGACTCCACCCCTGACGCACTGGTGCTGGGCATCCAGACGACGCTGCGGTTTTAA
- a CDS encoding SdpI family protein → MKSKIETFIRSEWLQILILIIPILAALVAMPFATERVPMQWNMKGEVNWYAPKSWGLFVTPVTVLLAFAFVLFKESRDSARYRDADGALTAHGKATRLIRLGISILLGAVALVQISASLGHQADVGRFVLTSVALLFAFMGNLFGKLKPNRYVGVRVPWTLNSEHVWRQTHRVAGWIWTVSSLIVATLSWLLPIHIVHERLAYMWLFFLIVPPLFVAWNEARKERRTTSL, encoded by the coding sequence ATGAAATCCAAAATCGAAACCTTCATCCGCAGCGAGTGGCTGCAGATCCTCATCCTCATCATTCCCATCCTTGCCGCACTGGTCGCCATGCCGTTCGCGACAGAACGCGTGCCCATGCAGTGGAACATGAAAGGGGAGGTCAACTGGTATGCGCCGAAATCCTGGGGATTGTTCGTCACGCCAGTAACGGTCCTTCTGGCGTTTGCCTTTGTCTTGTTCAAGGAGTCTCGGGACTCCGCACGATACCGGGATGCCGATGGTGCGCTCACCGCCCATGGCAAGGCCACCCGCCTCATCCGTTTGGGCATCTCCATTTTATTGGGAGCCGTGGCACTGGTACAGATCTCCGCCTCCTTAGGCCATCAGGCGGATGTTGGCCGCTTCGTTCTCACCTCAGTCGCCCTGCTCTTTGCCTTCATGGGCAATCTGTTTGGCAAACTGAAGCCGAACCGCTATGTCGGCGTCCGTGTCCCGTGGACGCTGAATTCAGAACACGTCTGGCGGCAGACCCACCGCGTAGCCGGTTGGATTTGGACCGTGAGCAGCCTCATCGTCGCCACCCTTTCCTGGCTGCTGCCCATACACATTGTACATGAGCGGCTCGCTTACATGTGGCTGTTTTTCCTCATCGTTCCACCGCTCTTCGTGGCTTGGAATGAAGCCCGTAAAGAACGGCGAACGACGTCTCTTTAA
- a CDS encoding autorepressor SdpR family transcription factor, producing the protein MNSLFKALNDPTRRQILEMLRTGSLTAGEIADTCQVGKPTVSHHLDILRQAELIEEERQGQFRRYHLNTSVVEDVMVWLSGLVEAPRPAAKKAAAALKKLKPRSSS; encoded by the coding sequence ATGAACTCGCTTTTCAAAGCCCTCAACGATCCCACCCGCCGTCAGATCCTGGAAATGCTGCGAACAGGATCCCTCACTGCTGGTGAGATTGCGGACACCTGCCAGGTGGGTAAACCCACCGTTTCCCATCACCTCGATATTCTTCGTCAGGCAGAGCTCATTGAGGAAGAACGCCAGGGCCAGTTCCGCCGCTACCATCTCAATACCAGTGTTGTCGAAGACGTCATGGTCTGGCTCAGCGGACTTGTCGAAGCCCCCCGCCCAGCCGCCAAAAAAGCCGCAGCCGCACTCAAGAAACTCAAGCCCCGCTCCTCATCATGA
- a CDS encoding ABC transporter permease, with protein MPARLFWLSLAFIVSAYLLFWLLLIGATALYSTPQAWLDTLLKPEIRYATGLSLITCTAAAAFALLVAVPIGYLMARRQFPGKSLVDAALDIPIVLPPMVIGLCLLIFFQTLIGKAIESVIPFTYTVAGVILAQFVVAAAFAIRTVRGTFDHLSPRPEDVALTLGATRFQALWHIALPSARRGLVAAFCIAWARSLGEFGPILVFAGATRNRTEVLPTTVWLELSVGNLESAVAVSLVMILIAVAVLLVVRASGERV; from the coding sequence ATGCCTGCCCGCCTCTTCTGGCTCAGCCTCGCTTTCATCGTTTCTGCCTACCTGCTGTTCTGGCTCTTGCTGATCGGTGCCACCGCTCTTTACAGCACCCCGCAGGCCTGGCTGGACACACTGCTGAAACCGGAGATCCGCTACGCCACGGGCCTGAGCCTCATCACCTGCACCGCTGCCGCCGCCTTTGCCCTCCTGGTCGCCGTGCCCATCGGCTACTTGATGGCTCGGCGGCAATTCCCTGGAAAATCTCTCGTCGATGCCGCGCTGGATATCCCCATCGTCCTGCCGCCCATGGTCATCGGGCTGTGCTTGCTGATCTTTTTTCAAACGCTGATCGGCAAGGCCATCGAAAGCGTCATCCCCTTCACGTACACCGTCGCTGGAGTCATCCTCGCCCAATTCGTCGTCGCCGCTGCTTTTGCCATCCGCACCGTGCGCGGTACGTTTGACCACCTTTCTCCCCGACCGGAAGATGTCGCGCTGACCCTCGGGGCCACGCGATTTCAGGCCCTCTGGCACATCGCCCTGCCCAGTGCCCGGCGCGGTTTGGTAGCGGCCTTCTGCATCGCCTGGGCCCGCAGCCTGGGGGAATTCGGCCCCATCCTCGTCTTCGCTGGTGCCACCCGCAACCGCACCGAAGTCCTGCCTACCACTGTCTGGCTAGAGCTCAGCGTCGGTAATCTCGAGTCCGCCGTCGCAGTCAGCCTCGTCATGATCCTCATCGCCGTAGCCGTGCTGCTCGTCGTGAGGGCCAGCGGCGAGAGGGTGTAA
- the ffh gene encoding signal recognition particle protein, protein MFSLLTDKLEDAFRKLRGLGKISESNVSDAMREIRMALLEADVDFKVTKELIEAVKTRALGEEVLKTVTPGQQIVKIFSDELTKILGDDAAGLDLSQPSRILMVGLNGAGKTTTSAKLAYWLKKQGKRPLLIALDLYRPAAVTQLQVLGQQLNVPVCVPAAGETDVVRATRAALAWVEQQGAGIAIFDTAGRQEVDDALLNELKKVRDLVKPGETLLVADAATGQQAVAVASKFNETVALTGLIMTKLDGDARGGSLLSMRQVTGCPVKFIGVGEKVDQLEVFHPDRMAQRILGMGDVVSLVEKAAQEIDEKEAMGMMRRMEENKFDFTDFLGQLRFMKKLGPLEGLLGMIPGMNKLKGMPGVDDNRMKHVEAIILSMTPKERSKPDIINGSRRKRISKGCGRPVVEINQLLKQFEMMRSLMKNKGAMAQMAGGLFGGGGGMGGGMPQMPKGMFPGGKMPKMGKSKKGFRLGG, encoded by the coding sequence ATGTTTTCCCTTCTCACTGACAAACTCGAAGATGCCTTCCGCAAGCTGCGCGGTCTGGGCAAGATCAGCGAATCCAACGTCTCCGACGCGATGCGGGAAATCCGCATGGCGTTGCTGGAGGCGGATGTGGACTTTAAGGTCACCAAAGAACTGATTGAGGCGGTCAAGACCCGTGCCCTGGGTGAGGAGGTTTTGAAGACCGTCACGCCCGGCCAGCAGATCGTGAAAATTTTCAGCGATGAGCTGACGAAGATCCTGGGAGATGACGCCGCCGGGCTGGACCTCAGCCAGCCTTCGCGCATCCTGATGGTGGGTCTGAACGGGGCAGGGAAGACCACCACCTCCGCCAAGCTGGCTTACTGGCTGAAGAAACAGGGCAAGCGCCCACTGCTCATCGCACTGGATCTTTACCGTCCTGCTGCCGTGACGCAGCTTCAGGTGCTGGGCCAGCAATTGAATGTGCCGGTTTGTGTGCCTGCGGCGGGTGAAACGGATGTTGTTCGTGCGACGCGGGCCGCCTTGGCCTGGGTGGAGCAGCAGGGCGCGGGCATTGCGATTTTCGATACGGCAGGCCGTCAGGAGGTGGACGATGCCTTGCTCAATGAATTGAAGAAGGTGCGCGACCTGGTGAAGCCGGGTGAGACGCTTTTGGTGGCGGATGCGGCGACGGGTCAGCAGGCCGTGGCTGTGGCCAGCAAGTTCAATGAAACGGTGGCCCTGACTGGCCTCATTATGACCAAGCTGGATGGTGATGCCCGTGGGGGTTCCCTGCTTTCCATGCGCCAGGTCACTGGCTGCCCTGTTAAGTTCATCGGTGTGGGTGAAAAGGTGGACCAGCTTGAGGTCTTCCACCCTGACCGGATGGCCCAGCGGATTCTCGGCATGGGTGACGTCGTCAGCCTAGTGGAAAAAGCCGCGCAGGAGATCGATGAAAAAGAAGCCATGGGCATGATGCGCCGCATGGAGGAGAACAAGTTCGACTTCACTGACTTCCTCGGCCAGCTTCGTTTCATGAAAAAGCTGGGGCCGCTGGAGGGCCTGCTGGGTATGATTCCTGGCATGAACAAGCTCAAAGGCATGCCGGGTGTGGATGACAATCGCATGAAGCATGTGGAAGCGATCATCCTTTCCATGACGCCGAAGGAGCGGTCCAAGCCGGACATCATCAACGGCAGCCGACGCAAGCGTATCTCCAAAGGTTGTGGCCGTCCTGTGGTGGAGATCAACCAGCTTCTCAAGCAGTTCGAAATGATGCGTAGCCTCATGAAGAACAAAGGTGCGATGGCGCAGATGGCCGGCGGTCTCTTTGGCGGTGGTGGAGGCATGGGGGGCGGTATGCCGCAGATGCCCAAAGGCATGTTCCCTGGTGGAAAAATGCCGAAAATGGGCAAGTCGAAAAAAGGTTTCCGTCTCGGCGGCTAG
- a CDS encoding RNA polymerase sigma factor produces MTAYSVVSLLPTLVMPDPEWPATPTPPISDGADDVTFSDDTENVRLMLRVKEGDVHAFERLVELHQNMVIGTACRMLGNVDDAHDIAQQVFLRVWKSAPRYEPTAKFTTWLFTILRNLVFNETRRRSRRKEVPLEHEDDDHAPLQFTDHTAPAADQLTQQDELESALDKAIASLPEKQRLAVVLRRHEELPYEEICEILKMSLPAVKSLLFRARTELRKHLAAYLGEDVA; encoded by the coding sequence ATGACCGCCTATAGCGTCGTGAGCCTGTTGCCCACCCTTGTCATGCCGGATCCGGAATGGCCCGCCACCCCCACCCCGCCCATCTCTGATGGAGCGGACGATGTGACATTTTCCGATGACACGGAAAATGTGCGGTTGATGCTGCGTGTAAAGGAAGGCGATGTGCATGCCTTTGAGCGCCTGGTGGAATTGCACCAAAATATGGTCATCGGCACTGCCTGCCGCATGCTTGGAAATGTGGATGATGCGCACGACATTGCTCAGCAGGTGTTCTTGAGAGTGTGGAAAAGTGCGCCGCGCTATGAACCGACGGCCAAATTCACCACCTGGCTTTTCACCATCCTGCGCAACCTCGTCTTCAACGAAACCCGCCGCCGTTCCCGGCGCAAAGAGGTGCCTCTGGAGCATGAGGATGATGACCACGCCCCACTCCAATTTACAGACCACACAGCGCCTGCGGCCGATCAATTGACCCAACAGGACGAACTGGAATCCGCACTGGACAAAGCCATCGCCTCGCTGCCAGAAAAGCAGCGTCTGGCCGTGGTGCTCCGCCGCCATGAAGAACTGCCGTATGAGGAGATTTGCGAGATCCTGAAAATGTCACTGCCTGCGGTCAAGAGTCTCCTTTTCCGCGCCCGGACAGAACTGCGAAAGCACCTCGCGGCTTATCTGGGCGAAGATGTGGCCTGA
- a CDS encoding PIG-L deacetylase family protein, with protein MTLRFKEPVTFRHPKHDVFIPDQIDPWTALRRVTHLGIVSHQDDLEIAAYQGITECFHSANQWFGGVVVTDGSGSPRKGPYADYTDDEMQKVRLVEQRKAAFVGEYSFMAQLGYPSEDLKQKSYGPVLEDLRFILEHAQPQVLYVHNPCDRHDTHVATFLRCLEAMRSLPVEMRPKKVYGCEVWRKLDWLLHDDKAMLWVDKYPHLLRPLLGVFDSQISGGKRYDLAEEGLRHANATYFDSHTTDKTSLLTYAMDLTPLVEDDQIDVEEYTLGYVRRLEADVAQRLKKFI; from the coding sequence GTGACTTTGCGCTTTAAGGAGCCAGTGACCTTCCGCCATCCAAAACACGACGTTTTTATTCCTGATCAGATTGACCCTTGGACGGCGCTGCGCCGGGTGACCCACCTGGGCATTGTCTCCCACCAGGATGATCTGGAGATCGCCGCTTACCAGGGAATCACAGAGTGCTTTCACAGTGCCAACCAGTGGTTTGGCGGGGTGGTGGTGACGGACGGCTCCGGCAGTCCGCGCAAAGGGCCCTATGCGGACTATACAGATGATGAAATGCAGAAAGTGCGGCTGGTGGAGCAACGCAAGGCGGCTTTCGTGGGTGAATACAGCTTCATGGCCCAGCTCGGGTATCCCAGTGAGGACTTGAAGCAGAAGTCTTATGGACCGGTTCTTGAAGACCTGCGGTTCATTCTGGAGCACGCGCAGCCGCAGGTGCTATATGTGCACAATCCCTGTGACCGGCACGATACCCACGTGGCCACCTTCCTGCGCTGCCTGGAGGCCATGCGCTCCCTGCCTGTGGAGATGAGGCCTAAAAAGGTCTATGGCTGCGAGGTCTGGCGCAAGCTGGACTGGCTGCTCCATGACGACAAGGCCATGCTCTGGGTAGATAAATACCCGCATTTGCTGCGGCCACTACTGGGTGTCTTTGACAGCCAAATCAGCGGCGGCAAGCGGTATGATTTGGCTGAAGAAGGCCTGCGCCATGCGAACGCGACTTATTTCGACTCCCATACGACGGACAAGACCAGTCTGCTGACTTATGCGATGGACCTGACCCCCTTGGTGGAGGATGACCAGATTGATGTGGAGGAATACACCCTGGGCTATGTGCGCCGCCTGGAGGCCGATGTGGCCCAGAGGTTGAAAAAATTCATCTGA
- a CDS encoding carbohydrate kinase family protein: protein MTSLSASVSSMEVVGIGAATLDDLWLVPEFSAQECVSQAVQHIQMGGGPVATALCVLGCLGRSTGLIDCVGDDASGHAIVEGLLSNGVSAEGLHTIPGARSASAVILVRQQDGARQIHYLPSTAGDLKLDSAHLQLIQKARLLHINGRHEDAAREAIQAAKAKGVLVSFDGGAGRYRDSIRDLVLQSEVRILSREFASRFCGCDDLDHLFKELLTPPAQVLVITDGIDGSHVALPGGHRFHQPAYSAATLVDTTGCGDVYHGAFLHGWLEGWSAEQCADFASRIAAQNAEGLGGRWVCPSLLDHARQGLADR, encoded by the coding sequence GTGACCTCACTCTCCGCTTCCGTGTCTTCCATGGAGGTGGTAGGAATCGGGGCCGCCACCCTGGATGATCTTTGGCTTGTTCCTGAGTTCAGCGCCCAGGAATGTGTCTCGCAGGCAGTTCAGCATATTCAAATGGGTGGTGGTCCTGTGGCCACCGCCCTTTGTGTTTTAGGGTGTCTTGGCAGGTCCACAGGGTTGATTGACTGTGTGGGAGATGATGCCTCGGGTCATGCGATTGTGGAGGGCTTGCTCTCCAATGGTGTTTCTGCGGAAGGATTGCACACCATCCCTGGAGCCCGCTCTGCTTCTGCCGTCATTTTGGTCCGACAGCAGGACGGGGCGCGGCAGATCCATTATCTTCCTTCCACTGCGGGGGATCTAAAACTGGATTCGGCGCACTTGCAGCTTATTCAAAAAGCGCGACTCCTGCATATCAATGGCCGCCATGAGGACGCGGCGCGGGAAGCCATCCAAGCAGCGAAGGCTAAGGGCGTGCTTGTTTCTTTCGACGGTGGTGCGGGGCGTTATCGGGATTCCATCCGGGATCTGGTTTTGCAGAGTGAGGTGCGAATCCTCTCGAGGGAATTTGCCAGCCGTTTTTGTGGCTGTGATGACCTGGATCATCTGTTTAAAGAGTTGCTCACTCCCCCCGCACAGGTCCTGGTCATCACGGATGGCATTGACGGCAGCCATGTCGCACTGCCGGGTGGTCATCGATTTCATCAGCCAGCGTATTCCGCTGCAACTTTGGTGGATACCACCGGCTGTGGGGACGTTTATCACGGCGCTTTTTTGCATGGCTGGCTGGAAGGCTGGTCTGCTGAGCAGTGCGCAGATTTCGCCAGCCGGATAGCTGCCCAAAATGCCGAGGGACTGGGCGGACGCTGGGTCTGCCCGTCCCTTTTGGATCATGCAAGGCAGGGCTTAGCGGATCGGTGA
- a CDS encoding NIPSNAP family protein, producing the protein MTYYFTSIPTMTRRHILPIVSSILLACTATAAETAPAEVYELRVYTANEGKLDTLLARFRDHTCRLFEKHGITNIGYWVPINKEDGADTTLIYILKHKSIEGAKEAFAAFGKDPEWQAARKASEENGKILAKPPESLFLSTTDYSPPVKTGVGDGERVFELRTYTTHPGKLDALHSRFKNHTMKLFSKHGMSHVAYWTPAPEQKDAGIKLIYILSHASPEAGLASFTAFRADPVWIAAKGESEKDGSLTIPQPDGVKSVYMRATDFSPIR; encoded by the coding sequence ATGACATACTATTTTACCTCCATTCCCACCATGACGCGCCGCCACATCCTTCCCATTGTCAGTTCCATCCTGCTAGCTTGCACAGCCACGGCGGCAGAAACGGCTCCCGCTGAAGTCTATGAATTGCGGGTTTACACGGCCAATGAAGGTAAGCTGGACACCCTGCTGGCGCGGTTCCGTGATCACACTTGCCGCCTGTTTGAAAAACACGGCATCACCAACATCGGCTACTGGGTGCCGATTAACAAAGAGGACGGTGCAGACACCACACTCATTTACATCTTGAAACACAAAAGCATCGAAGGAGCTAAAGAAGCCTTTGCCGCCTTTGGCAAAGACCCTGAGTGGCAGGCCGCCCGCAAGGCCAGCGAGGAAAACGGCAAGATCCTGGCCAAGCCACCTGAGTCTCTTTTTCTCAGCACCACCGATTATTCTCCCCCCGTGAAAACTGGCGTCGGTGATGGAGAGCGTGTCTTTGAACTGCGCACTTACACCACCCATCCAGGGAAACTGGACGCGCTGCATTCACGCTTCAAAAATCACACGATGAAACTCTTCAGCAAACATGGAATGAGCCATGTCGCCTACTGGACCCCAGCCCCAGAGCAAAAAGATGCGGGCATCAAGCTGATCTACATCCTGTCACACGCCAGTCCTGAAGCCGGTCTGGCCTCCTTCACCGCTTTCCGGGCAGACCCCGTCTGGATCGCCGCCAAAGGTGAGAGTGAAAAAGACGGTTCTCTGACCATTCCTCAGCCCGATGGAGTGAAGAGTGTGTACATGCGCGCGACTGACTTTTCACCGATCCGCTAA
- a CDS encoding DUF485 domain-containing protein, which yields MHENKPPVDWDRLEAKPEFRALLGRKARFIIKATIFFMAYYLALPILVGYAPELMKTKVFGEVNIAYLFALSQFFMAWIMAFVYVRVASRWDREAAAVIADVK from the coding sequence ATGCACGAAAATAAACCACCGGTGGATTGGGACAGACTTGAGGCCAAGCCTGAATTTCGCGCGCTCCTTGGACGCAAGGCTCGCTTCATCATCAAAGCCACGATCTTCTTCATGGCCTATTACTTGGCCCTGCCCATCCTGGTGGGTTACGCGCCGGAGTTAATGAAGACAAAGGTTTTTGGCGAGGTGAATATCGCCTACCTCTTTGCTCTCTCGCAGTTCTTCATGGCCTGGATCATGGCCTTTGTCTATGTGCGCGTCGCCTCGCGCTGGGATCGTGAAGCTGCGGCAGTGATTGCCGATGTGAAGTAA